The proteins below come from a single Chryseobacterium nepalense genomic window:
- a CDS encoding YraN family protein yields MAQHNDFGKKAEDLAADFLLKNGYKILARNFRYQKAEIDIIAAKDNLIIICEVKARSTDVFNLPQESVNKKKIKLLVSAADYYLQEFNVLNEVRFDIISVLPDEKQNLTIEHIQDAFEAFDAN; encoded by the coding sequence ATGGCACAACACAATGATTTTGGAAAAAAAGCAGAAGACCTCGCTGCTGACTTTTTATTAAAAAACGGCTATAAAATCCTTGCGAGAAACTTCCGGTATCAGAAAGCTGAAATCGATATTATTGCAGCAAAAGATAACCTGATTATTATTTGCGAAGTCAAAGCACGGTCTACCGATGTTTTTAATCTCCCTCAGGAATCGGTGAATAAGAAAAAAATTAAGCTGCTGGTTTCTGCTGCGGATTATTATTTACAGGAATTTAATGTGTTGAACGAAGTCCGCTTTGATATAATTTCTGTTCTTCCCGATGAAAAACAAAACCTGACCATTGAACATATTCAGGATGCATTTGAAGCATTCGATGCCAACTAA
- a CDS encoding Rossmann-like and DUF2520 domain-containing protein: protein MQIVIIGSGNVAYHLAKAFVLNNIPLAQIFGRNEEELRKISGELNIHFSTEHLQEADLYIICVSDRSVEDVSKMIVRKDCLVAHTSGSLPKEILAGDYRKASFYPLQTFSKFKALDYSKIPFFVEAENENDLQTLFTIASKISENVMESTHEKRKYIHLTAVFACNFVNHLFARAKEISDLQEIPFDYFLPLIDETVQKIHEIDPKSAQTGPAVRNDRRILELHQQLLQGESLEIYKTMNHSIKKMYEL, encoded by the coding sequence ATGCAAATTGTAATTATCGGTTCCGGAAATGTGGCCTATCACCTGGCGAAAGCTTTTGTCCTCAACAACATTCCTTTAGCCCAGATTTTCGGCAGGAATGAAGAAGAGCTGCGTAAAATCTCCGGAGAGCTCAATATACATTTCTCTACGGAACACCTTCAGGAAGCAGATCTTTATATCATCTGCGTAAGTGACCGGTCTGTAGAAGATGTTTCGAAAATGATTGTGCGGAAAGACTGTCTTGTGGCGCATACTTCAGGATCGTTGCCTAAAGAAATTCTGGCAGGAGATTACCGTAAAGCAAGTTTTTATCCTTTACAGACCTTTTCAAAATTCAAAGCACTGGATTATTCAAAAATTCCATTTTTTGTTGAGGCTGAAAACGAAAATGACCTCCAGACACTTTTCACGATAGCTTCTAAGATTTCAGAAAATGTTATGGAAAGTACCCATGAAAAAAGAAAATATATTCATCTGACCGCTGTCTTTGCCTGTAATTTTGTGAATCACCTTTTTGCAAGAGCTAAAGAAATTTCAGACTTGCAGGAAATTCCGTTCGATTATTTTCTGCCGCTGATTGATGAAACCGTGCAGAAAATTCATGAAATCGATCCTAAATCTGCGCAAACGGGTCCGGCGGTAAGAAATGACAGAAGAATTCTTGAGCTCCACCAGCAGCTGTTGCAGGGAGAAAGCCTTGAGATCTACAAAACCATGAATCATTCTATCAAGAAAATGTATGAGCTATAA
- a CDS encoding nuclear transport factor 2 family protein, which produces MKIAFSLFLIVFSCLWNAQTVQISLEPKLAENIHRLDQLMENNDEKVLTLLCPDVSFGHSNGWVQSFEDFKKDFNSKKVMYSNIQQIEIYEAKKYNDVYSVRRKIKVSGMYKNQDFKMMLGLLEIWKKEKSFWKLWSRQSIEIKP; this is translated from the coding sequence ATGAAGATAGCTTTCTCTTTATTTCTGATTGTTTTTAGCTGTTTGTGGAATGCTCAAACAGTACAAATTTCATTAGAACCAAAATTGGCGGAAAATATTCACCGGTTGGATCAACTGATGGAAAATAATGATGAAAAAGTTTTGACTCTTCTCTGTCCGGATGTTTCTTTTGGCCATTCAAACGGGTGGGTGCAGAGTTTTGAAGATTTTAAAAAGGATTTTAATTCGAAAAAAGTAATGTACAGCAATATTCAACAGATTGAAATATACGAGGCTAAAAAGTATAACGACGTTTATTCTGTAAGAAGGAAAATAAAAGTTTCCGGAATGTATAAAAACCAGGATTTTAAAATGATGCTCGGTTTACTGGAAATCTGGAAAAAAGAGAAATCATTCTGGAAACTGTGGAGCCGACAAAGTATAGAAATAAAGCCATAA
- the tsaB gene encoding tRNA (adenosine(37)-N6)-threonylcarbamoyltransferase complex dimerization subunit type 1 TsaB, protein MKILYLETSSKNCSVAISDNEKLLCLTEEVSENYKQSESLHTFVEWALEGAEISLKDIEAVSLGRGPGSYTGLRIGASSAKGFCYGLKIPLIAVNSMESMIEPFLDKNYDFIIPLVDARRMEVYTAVYDGKTGQETSVTEAKILDETSFREFKDKKILFVGDGAKKAKEILQLQNADFNEEVYPSAQYLIRKTIEKIEKKEFEDVAYFEPFYLKDFHGVKKK, encoded by the coding sequence ATGAAAATCCTATATCTCGAAACTTCCTCAAAAAACTGTTCAGTAGCTATTTCAGATAATGAAAAACTACTTTGCCTTACCGAAGAAGTTTCTGAAAACTATAAACAGTCTGAAAGCCTCCATACCTTCGTAGAATGGGCTTTGGAAGGTGCAGAAATTTCACTTAAAGACATTGAAGCGGTTTCCCTGGGAAGAGGCCCGGGATCTTATACGGGACTAAGAATCGGTGCATCATCGGCAAAGGGATTTTGCTATGGATTGAAAATTCCTCTTATCGCCGTCAATTCAATGGAAAGTATGATAGAGCCTTTTTTAGACAAAAACTATGACTTTATCATTCCATTGGTCGATGCAAGAAGAATGGAGGTTTATACAGCCGTTTATGACGGGAAAACAGGACAGGAAACCTCTGTAACCGAAGCTAAAATTTTGGATGAAACTTCTTTTCGGGAATTTAAAGATAAAAAAATATTATTCGTAGGAGACGGAGCAAAAAAAGCAAAAGAAATTTTACAGCTTCAGAATGCTGATTTCAATGAAGAGGTCTACCCTTCTGCTCAGTATCTTATCAGGAAAACCATCGAAAAAATAGAAAAGAAAGAGTTTGAGGATGTAGCCTATTTCGAACCTTTTTATCTGAAAGATTTTCATGGCGTTAAGAAAAAATAA
- a CDS encoding tetratricopeptide repeat protein, with protein sequence MKKNILFLLTLCIVASCATKTKKPEQRSKFMKGFSTYYNTLFNAKDALNNEFETRDKAHKDNFYAPYIPILTYEDQPLGSDLGQSSAFAENSMKMAEVNRPSGNNGKRGGGPPGMPPGMPGNNSAGTMGNSSGDPNQPEQKGATTLEIAEAKALKAINKYSVIKHGEEQNKQIFDAYMILAQARIYRGKSLDALDALNYVFTHMKDDKRIPLARIYQGLAYDQIKNYHKAHETFAKLKSEKISREYEKLLSIYYSESLLDAGKKQEAVKELDDAFELNSNRKLKSRIAYLRGQVLESLNQNEKARESFMAAYKYANDFEFEVKSQIEIAKTFNGNGDYSGARKYLEDISKKGTYGSRKNEFYYALGLMANKAGKKEEAQEYFRKSLREKVSDGQIRGLAYYEIGKGYLDKNDYIGAGAYYDSALAVMTYEPSKILLADQSVYIKKISKNYYLIKKNDSILNLAKMSPEQKTDFFTKYIAKIKVKEEKEELERRRAERSKGFDTGDYNSTSIFANSSNSFEDFGVASKGFYFGNTGTVSKGTQTFKQTWGERALIDNWRFSKKMATIEDMKNDALGTTAAPNPRRFEPAFYIEQIPTDIAKLDQLKKDRDTASLGLGVMYQNYFTNTPLATKTLYDLVDVKPEEKVMLQALYEIFAMNYEKNPQAAEKAKQILLRDYPYTSYAEFARNPKNSTFVKSSADVEGQYKQAYALYESEKFAESKDLIDKTIKEYPKDALVPKLYLLNAFNSGKSSGKEVMILQLEQIALNYGKTPEGEKAKEMLTYLKSDLSFQATDNKGNMISQNPGNMANGNPQQPSQQNNATGVPQQPGNNLLNNSQQSQPMNNNSNKSSKIQNNNQQLQPTNTVPARPQ encoded by the coding sequence ATGAAAAAAAATATTTTATTCCTTTTAACACTTTGTATTGTTGCTTCCTGCGCTACAAAAACCAAGAAGCCGGAGCAGCGTTCAAAGTTCATGAAAGGATTTTCAACATACTACAATACGTTATTTAACGCTAAAGACGCCTTAAATAATGAGTTTGAAACCAGAGATAAGGCCCATAAAGACAATTTCTATGCGCCTTATATTCCTATTCTTACCTATGAAGATCAGCCTTTGGGAAGTGACCTTGGACAGTCTTCTGCATTTGCAGAAAATTCCATGAAAATGGCTGAAGTAAACCGACCTTCTGGAAATAACGGCAAAAGAGGAGGGGGTCCTCCGGGAATGCCACCAGGAATGCCGGGAAATAATTCAGCAGGTACCATGGGAAATAGTTCCGGTGACCCTAACCAACCCGAACAAAAAGGCGCAACGACACTCGAAATTGCAGAAGCCAAAGCCTTAAAGGCAATCAACAAATATTCTGTAATTAAACACGGTGAAGAACAAAATAAGCAGATTTTTGATGCATACATGATTCTGGCACAGGCAAGAATTTACAGAGGGAAATCGCTGGATGCTCTTGATGCCTTAAATTATGTTTTCACCCACATGAAGGACGATAAGAGAATTCCTCTGGCAAGAATTTACCAGGGTCTCGCTTACGACCAGATTAAAAATTACCATAAAGCCCACGAAACTTTCGCCAAGCTGAAAAGTGAAAAAATCAGTAGAGAATACGAAAAATTATTAAGTATCTATTATTCTGAATCACTATTGGATGCCGGAAAAAAACAGGAAGCAGTAAAAGAGCTTGATGATGCCTTTGAACTGAACAGCAACCGGAAACTTAAGAGTAGGATCGCTTACCTGAGAGGACAGGTGTTGGAAAGTCTTAACCAGAACGAAAAAGCCAGAGAAAGCTTTATGGCTGCCTATAAATATGCCAATGATTTTGAATTTGAAGTAAAATCCCAAATCGAGATCGCTAAAACCTTTAATGGAAACGGGGATTACAGCGGGGCAAGAAAATACTTGGAGGACATCAGTAAGAAAGGAACGTACGGATCAAGAAAAAATGAATTTTATTACGCACTTGGATTAATGGCCAACAAAGCCGGAAAAAAAGAAGAAGCCCAGGAATATTTCAGAAAATCACTGAGAGAAAAGGTTTCCGACGGACAGATCCGTGGTCTTGCGTATTACGAAATAGGGAAGGGGTACCTTGACAAAAATGATTATATTGGTGCTGGCGCATATTATGATTCAGCTTTAGCGGTCATGACTTATGAGCCTTCTAAAATTCTTCTTGCAGACCAGTCTGTTTATATTAAAAAGATCTCCAAAAACTATTACCTGATCAAGAAAAACGACAGTATTCTGAACCTTGCTAAAATGTCACCGGAACAGAAAACAGACTTTTTTACCAAATACATCGCAAAAATCAAGGTAAAGGAAGAAAAAGAAGAACTGGAAAGAAGACGTGCGGAGAGAAGTAAAGGCTTTGATACAGGAGATTATAATTCAACGTCGATTTTCGCAAACAGTTCAAACTCTTTTGAGGATTTCGGAGTCGCTTCAAAAGGCTTTTATTTCGGCAATACAGGAACGGTTTCCAAGGGAACGCAAACCTTTAAACAAACCTGGGGAGAGCGTGCACTGATAGACAACTGGCGTTTTTCAAAGAAAATGGCAACCATTGAGGATATGAAAAACGATGCATTGGGAACAACTGCTGCACCGAACCCGAGACGTTTTGAACCTGCCTTTTATATCGAGCAGATTCCTACCGATATAGCCAAGCTGGACCAGCTGAAGAAGGACAGGGATACGGCTTCGTTAGGTTTGGGTGTCATGTATCAGAATTACTTCACCAATACCCCTTTAGCAACAAAAACCTTGTATGATCTTGTTGATGTAAAACCAGAGGAAAAAGTAATGCTGCAGGCTTTGTATGAAATTTTTGCAATGAATTATGAGAAAAATCCACAGGCTGCCGAAAAAGCAAAACAAATATTATTAAGAGATTATCCTTATACTTCATACGCTGAATTTGCGAGAAATCCGAAGAACAGTACTTTTGTGAAATCTTCAGCAGATGTTGAAGGACAGTATAAACAGGCCTATGCATTATATGAATCTGAAAAGTTTGCTGAAAGTAAAGATCTTATTGACAAGACCATCAAGGAATATCCAAAGGATGCACTGGTTCCAAAACTTTATCTGCTGAATGCCTTTAATTCCGGAAAATCGAGTGGGAAAGAGGTTATGATTCTTCAACTGGAGCAGATTGCTTTAAATTACGGTAAGACGCCTGAGGGAGAGAAAGCCAAAGAAATGCTTACGTATCTTAAAAGTGATCTCAGTTTCCAGGCAACGGATAATAAAGGAAATATGATCTCTCAGAATCCCGGGAATATGGCTAATGGCAATCCACAGCAACCCAGTCAGCAGAATAATGCAACAGGAGTTCCCCAACAGCCGGGAAATAATTTACTGAACAATTCCCAGCAGAGCCAGCCAATGAACAACAACAGCAATAAATCGTCTAAAATACAGAACAACAATCAGCAGCTGCAGCCTACAAATACTGTTCCTGCGAGACCTCAATAA
- a CDS encoding NUDIX hydrolase, producing MNTPKKLQDIKVAVDAVVFGYFDKKDLQILLIKRNIEPFKGSWALPGGLVLDDESLDDAVKRELYEEAGIKPDFLEQLYTFGNVGRDPRNRVVSVTYLGLVNPSYHNLSADSDADDAQWFSVNELPELAFDHQIIIDTALKRLRTKIQYQPIGFNLLNEEFPFSDLENLYKTIVGQEIDRRNFRKKIMSYGLLNETENVKKQGSGRPGRLFTFNQKKYKELEEQGFYFEIK from the coding sequence ATGAATACTCCAAAAAAGTTACAGGATATAAAAGTAGCAGTAGATGCTGTTGTTTTCGGATACTTTGATAAAAAGGATCTTCAGATTCTCCTTATTAAAAGAAATATTGAACCTTTTAAAGGAAGTTGGGCGCTTCCCGGAGGACTGGTTCTTGATGATGAAAGCCTGGATGATGCCGTGAAAAGAGAATTGTATGAGGAAGCCGGTATAAAGCCGGATTTTCTGGAGCAACTCTATACTTTCGGAAACGTGGGACGCGATCCGAGAAACAGAGTGGTTTCCGTAACATATCTGGGGTTGGTAAATCCTTCTTATCACAACCTTTCTGCTGATTCCGATGCAGATGATGCCCAATGGTTCAGTGTCAATGAACTCCCCGAGCTCGCTTTTGATCATCAGATCATTATTGATACGGCATTAAAAAGACTTCGTACCAAAATCCAGTATCAGCCGATAGGATTTAATTTATTGAATGAAGAATTTCCATTTTCAGACCTTGAAAATTTATATAAAACTATTGTAGGGCAGGAAATTGACCGCCGGAATTTCCGGAAAAAAATTATGAGCTACGGACTTTTAAATGAAACCGAAAACGTTAAAAAGCAAGGCAGCGGCAGGCCCGGAAGACTTTTTACTTTTAATCAAAAAAAATACAAAGAACTGGAAGAACAGGGATTTTATTTTGAAATTAAATAA
- a CDS encoding DUF1579 domain-containing protein, translating to MKKLLLAAFAASVFIGCDKVKMDVKTSSDATDSTANEEWKPVDSATATKAWMDYATPGEMQKMLAKSDGNWVGETKMWMENGSQPMMSKSEATNKMVFDGRYQMSTHKGDMMGMPFEGISIVGYDNSKKKFVSSWIDNMGTGIMNMEGIWNASTKSIEFKGKMTDPSRPGKDCNVREIYTFVDDNTQKMEMYGPDAKTGKEFKTMEINYTRKK from the coding sequence ATGAAAAAATTATTACTTGCTGCTTTTGCAGCTTCCGTATTTATCGGATGCGATAAAGTGAAAATGGATGTAAAAACTTCATCCGATGCAACGGATTCTACAGCAAATGAAGAATGGAAACCTGTAGATTCTGCAACGGCTACAAAAGCCTGGATGGATTACGCAACTCCGGGAGAAATGCAAAAAATGCTTGCCAAATCGGACGGAAACTGGGTAGGTGAAACTAAAATGTGGATGGAAAACGGAAGCCAGCCTATGATGAGCAAATCTGAAGCAACCAATAAAATGGTTTTTGACGGACGTTACCAGATGAGCACGCATAAAGGTGATATGATGGGAATGCCTTTTGAAGGAATCAGTATTGTAGGCTATGACAATTCTAAGAAAAAATTTGTAAGCTCATGGATCGACAATATGGGAACCGGAATTATGAATATGGAAGGCATATGGAATGCCTCTACAAAATCTATAGAATTTAAAGGAAAAATGACGGATCCATCAAGACCTGGTAAAGACTGTAATGTAAGGGAAATTTACACATTTGTAGACGATAACACCCAAAAAATGGAAATGTATGGTCCTGATGCTAAAACAGGAAAAGAGTTTAAGACCATGGAAATAAACTACACCCGAAAAAAATAA
- a CDS encoding SDR family NAD(P)-dependent oxidoreductase: protein MKTILITGATSGIGKSTAELLAKQGNRIIICGRRSEVLESLKKELSQFTEIFSLRFDVRNLEEVETAINSLPEEWKDIDVLINNAGNAHGLDPLSAGKTDDWDSMIDGNVKGLLYVSKMIIPGMKERNSGHIVNISSVAARQTYANGVVYCATKKAVDVISEGMRIELTEFGIKITNIQPGAVETDFSVVRFKGDEERAATVYAGYEPLKAEDIADSIAYCINAPKHVCISDMTIYPTAQAEPRTIYRK, encoded by the coding sequence ATGAAAACAATATTAATCACCGGAGCAACTTCCGGAATAGGAAAATCTACAGCAGAACTTCTCGCAAAACAAGGCAACAGGATCATCATCTGTGGCAGAAGATCTGAAGTTCTTGAATCGCTGAAAAAGGAACTTTCACAATTCACCGAAATTTTTAGTTTAAGGTTTGATGTACGAAATTTGGAAGAAGTGGAAACAGCCATTAATTCCCTTCCTGAAGAATGGAAAGATATTGATGTTCTAATCAACAATGCCGGAAATGCACACGGACTGGATCCGCTTTCAGCAGGAAAAACCGATGACTGGGACTCTATGATTGATGGAAATGTGAAAGGACTTTTATATGTTTCCAAAATGATTATTCCGGGAATGAAAGAAAGAAATTCGGGACATATTGTGAATATCAGTTCAGTTGCGGCGAGACAAACGTATGCCAATGGCGTTGTATATTGTGCCACCAAAAAAGCCGTTGATGTTATTTCGGAAGGAATGAGAATTGAGCTTACGGAATTCGGAATTAAAATTACAAACATCCAGCCGGGAGCTGTAGAAACAGATTTTTCAGTGGTAAGATTCAAAGGAGATGAGGAAAGGGCAGCTACTGTTTATGCAGGTTATGAGCCACTGAAAGCCGAAGATATCGCAGATTCTATAGCTTATTGTATCAATGCTCCGAAACATGTCTGTATTTCGGATATGACCATCTACCCTACTGCTCAGGCAGAGCCGAGAACGATTTACAGAAAATAA
- a CDS encoding KdsC family phosphatase → MSYKEKLKNIKAFVFDVDGVFTDGSVYLLPGGNMSRVMNVLDGYAVVKALKNNYVIGVITGGNDEMVKHRINYLGIEDYYAKSHNKMADFEDFKKKHHLKNEEILTMGDDIPDLHIMKNSAIAACPENAVPEIKGIAGYISPVKGGSGAVRDVIEQVMKAQGKWHDDNTQSV, encoded by the coding sequence ATGAGCTATAAAGAAAAATTAAAAAATATTAAAGCATTTGTATTCGATGTAGATGGTGTTTTCACAGACGGAAGCGTATATCTGCTTCCCGGCGGAAATATGTCCCGGGTAATGAATGTTTTGGACGGTTACGCTGTCGTTAAAGCATTAAAAAACAACTATGTAATCGGAGTTATTACTGGAGGGAATGACGAAATGGTAAAACACAGAATCAACTATCTCGGCATTGAAGATTATTATGCTAAATCCCATAATAAGATGGCTGATTTTGAAGATTTTAAAAAGAAACATCATCTTAAAAATGAAGAAATTCTGACGATGGGAGACGATATCCCGGATCTTCATATCATGAAAAATTCTGCTATTGCAGCATGCCCCGAAAATGCCGTTCCTGAGATCAAAGGAATTGCAGGCTATATTTCACCGGTAAAAGGAGGAAGCGGCGCCGTACGCGACGTTATCGAACAGGTGATGAAAGCCCAGGGAAAATGGCATGATGATAATACACAATCTGTCTAA
- the lepA gene encoding translation elongation factor 4 translates to MKNIRNFCIIAHIDHGKSTLADRLLEYTNTVTQRELQSQTLDDMDLEKERGITIKSHAIQMDYEYKGEKYILNLIDTPGHVDFSYEVSRSIAACEGALLIVDAAQSIQAQTISNLYLALENDLTIIPILNKIDLPSANPEEVTDEIMNLIGCEYEDVLRVSGKTGEGVHHLLEQIVERIPAPVGNPDGPLQALIFDSVYNPFRGIEAYFKVVNGSISKNEKVKFFATGKEYGADEVGTLKLKQVPKKTIQCGDVGYLISGIKDAREVKVGDTITSFENPADGPIEGFEEVKPMVFAGIYPIDSEDFEELRFSLEKLRLNDASLVFEPESSAALGFGFRCGFLGMLHMEIVQERLDREFNMNVITTVPNVSYFGYSKREPEVPILINNPSEMMDPTIMDRVEEPFIKASIITKSDFVGAVMTLCIEKRGEIVNQSYLTSERVELVFNMPLAEVVFDFYDRLKSISKGYASFDYHPIGFRASKLVKMDILINGDMVDALSSLIHDSNAYHIGKKMCEKLRELIPRQQFDIAVQAALGTKVIARETIKALRKDVTAKCYGGDISRKRKLLEKQKEGKKKMKQIGRVEVPQSAFMAVLKLND, encoded by the coding sequence ATGAAAAACATACGAAATTTTTGCATAATCGCTCATATTGATCATGGTAAAAGTACCTTGGCAGACCGTCTTTTGGAGTATACCAACACGGTGACCCAAAGAGAATTGCAGTCTCAGACCCTGGATGATATGGATTTGGAGAAAGAACGTGGGATCACCATCAAATCTCACGCAATCCAGATGGATTATGAATACAAAGGAGAAAAATATATTTTAAACCTTATTGATACACCGGGACACGTAGATTTCTCTTATGAAGTTTCCCGTTCCATTGCTGCCTGTGAAGGAGCGCTTTTGATTGTAGATGCAGCACAAAGTATTCAGGCACAAACTATTAGTAACTTATATTTAGCTTTGGAAAATGATTTAACCATCATCCCGATTCTGAATAAAATCGATCTTCCTTCGGCAAATCCGGAAGAGGTAACTGATGAAATCATGAATCTTATCGGCTGTGAATATGAAGATGTATTAAGAGTTTCAGGTAAAACAGGAGAAGGAGTTCATCATTTGCTTGAGCAAATTGTTGAAAGAATCCCGGCTCCGGTAGGAAATCCCGACGGCCCGCTTCAGGCGCTGATTTTTGACTCGGTTTACAACCCTTTCAGAGGGATTGAGGCTTATTTTAAAGTGGTGAACGGAAGCATTTCCAAAAATGAAAAGGTTAAATTTTTCGCAACAGGAAAAGAATACGGAGCGGATGAAGTGGGAACTTTGAAGCTGAAGCAGGTTCCGAAAAAAACTATCCAGTGTGGAGATGTAGGCTATTTGATTTCGGGGATAAAAGATGCCCGAGAAGTAAAAGTAGGAGATACCATCACTTCATTTGAAAATCCTGCAGATGGACCGATTGAAGGATTTGAGGAAGTAAAGCCAATGGTTTTCGCCGGAATTTATCCTATTGATTCCGAAGACTTTGAAGAGCTGAGATTCTCTCTTGAAAAATTAAGGCTGAATGATGCTTCATTAGTTTTTGAACCGGAAAGTTCAGCAGCATTAGGATTTGGTTTCCGATGCGGATTTTTAGGAATGCTTCACATGGAAATTGTTCAGGAAAGGCTTGACCGTGAGTTTAATATGAATGTGATTACAACGGTTCCCAACGTATCTTATTTTGGATATTCCAAAAGAGAACCGGAAGTTCCGATTTTGATCAACAACCCATCAGAAATGATGGATCCTACGATTATGGATAGGGTAGAAGAGCCTTTCATTAAAGCGTCCATCATTACAAAATCAGATTTTGTAGGTGCGGTAATGACTCTGTGTATCGAAAAAAGAGGTGAAATCGTTAACCAGAGCTACTTGACTTCAGAAAGAGTAGAGTTGGTTTTCAATATGCCTTTGGCAGAAGTGGTTTTCGACTTTTATGACCGCTTAAAATCAATTTCTAAGGGCTATGCTTCATTCGACTACCATCCGATCGGATTCAGGGCTTCCAAGCTTGTGAAAATGGACATCCTGATCAATGGAGACATGGTAGATGCTTTGTCTTCCCTGATTCACGATTCCAATGCCTATCACATTGGTAAAAAAATGTGTGAAAAGCTTCGTGAGCTGATCCCAAGACAGCAATTCGATATTGCCGTTCAGGCCGCACTGGGAACGAAAGTTATTGCAAGGGAAACCATTAAAGCGTTAAGAAAAGACGTTACCGCAAAATGTTACGGAGGAGATATTTCCAGAAAGAGAAAACTTTTGGAGAAGCAGAAAGAAGGGAAAAAGAAAATGAAACAGATTGGTAGAGTAGAAGTACCGCAATCAGCGTTCATGGCCGTTCTTAAACTGAATGATTAA
- a CDS encoding Maf family protein produces the protein MKLLLASQSPRRKELLSNLGFTFEVVKIDCEEIVPEDILVENSAAYLSELKANAFRSLEEGEVLLTADTVVAMDNQFLGKPQDEEDATKMLKLLSGKIHQVYTGITIKTPEKTVTKTDVAEVEFDDLTDNEIEYYIRQYQPFDKAGSYGIQEWLGMAKIKRLNGSFYTIMGLPTHLVYKILKEI, from the coding sequence ATGAAATTATTACTGGCGTCACAATCTCCAAGAAGAAAAGAATTACTGTCCAATCTCGGTTTTACTTTTGAGGTGGTGAAAATTGACTGTGAAGAGATTGTTCCGGAAGATATTCTGGTTGAAAATTCTGCAGCTTATCTTTCTGAACTTAAAGCCAATGCATTTCGTTCTCTGGAAGAAGGAGAAGTTCTCCTGACCGCTGATACTGTGGTTGCCATGGACAATCAGTTTCTGGGAAAACCACAAGATGAGGAAGATGCCACGAAAATGCTAAAACTCCTTTCCGGCAAGATCCATCAGGTTTATACCGGAATTACCATTAAAACCCCTGAAAAAACCGTTACAAAAACTGATGTGGCGGAGGTAGAATTTGATGATCTTACGGACAATGAAATAGAATATTATATCCGCCAGTATCAGCCTTTCGACAAAGCAGGAAGCTATGGAATCCAGGAATGGCTCGGGATGGCAAAAATAAAAAGGTTAAACGGCAGTTTTTATACCATCATGGGACTTCCTACCCATTTGGTTTACAAAATTTTGAAAGAAATATAG
- a CDS encoding RNA polymerase sigma factor produces MKIKDAEIISLMQHPRTQEKGVRALMDAYQSRLYWHIRRIIVDGDLAQDTLQETFIKAYQNFHQFKNDSQLYTWLYRIATNEALQQINKLKKMQKTDEDPEYHMQNLVADNAGEDAEEIQILLQKAIQSLPEKQKLVFMMRYYDDLPYEEISKIVDMSVGTLKTNYHYAKQKIEEYIKENYER; encoded by the coding sequence ATGAAGATTAAGGACGCGGAAATTATTTCGTTGATGCAACATCCACGAACTCAGGAAAAAGGAGTTCGCGCTTTGATGGATGCTTATCAAAGCAGATTGTATTGGCACATAAGAAGAATTATTGTGGACGGAGATCTTGCTCAGGACACTTTGCAGGAGACTTTTATTAAAGCTTATCAGAATTTTCATCAGTTTAAAAATGACAGCCAATTGTATACATGGTTGTACAGAATTGCAACCAATGAGGCGTTGCAGCAGATCAATAAACTGAAGAAAATGCAGAAAACTGATGAAGATCCGGAATATCACATGCAGAATCTTGTTGCAGATAATGCAGGCGAAGACGCTGAAGAAATACAGATTTTGTTACAGAAAGCCATACAAAGCCTGCCTGAAAAGCAGAAACTGGTATTTATGATGCGGTATTATGATGATTTGCCTTACGAAGAAATATCTAAAATCGTAGATATGTCCGTAGGAACTCTGAAAACAAATTATCATTATGCTAAACAAAAAATTGAAGAATATATTAAAGAAAATTACGAGAGATAA